A window of Pararhodobacter sp. genomic DNA:
AAGGGATCATCTCATACCCGACGAGCGGCGATATTGTTCTGCGCGATATCGGCGCGCTTTGTGACGTGGCGGATATCGAGTTGAAAACCTTCAAGCAGTCTGTCCTTGCCCATCGCGGCCGGTAACCTTACCGCGTCTCGACGACCTCACCCAGTGTCTGACCTGCCAGTTCTTCGCTTGCGTCATTGGCAATATCGCCCAGCGTGATGATCCCGGCGATTATTCCGTCGCGGTCCACGACCACAAGCCGTCGGATCTGCATGTCTGACATGAGGTGCGCGGCGCATTCGATCGTCTGGTCGGCAAGGCATGTCACGATCTGCGGTGACATGATGCGCCCGATGTTGATGTCGCCAATCGCGTTGGGAACCCAGCGGATCACGATATCCCGGTCGGTGAGGATGCCGATGGGTCGGCCATTGTCGCAAACTGGCAAAGCGCCCAAGCCCAGTTCCGCCATCAGCGCGGCCGCGGCCCGAACCGAGGTGTCTGGTGTGATGGTTGTAACGGGTGTGCGCATCACGCGACGGATCAACATGCGGGACCTCCCTGTCGAAAACGCAAAGCGACCCAATCAGAAATCAAGTGGCTGGCGCGCCAGATACAGCCCGGGTCAAGATGGTCGGTATCGGGGCGTTCCGGTGTGATCGTGCCGCCCCCAAGGGCGGCACGGGGGGTCAAATCGCATAGCGCAGGATTGCGGCCAACGGCGCGCCACCGGGGATATCCTGCGCGCGCACCGCAAGAACGCGTGCGCCGGTGCGCAAGGCACGGCCAGCGATTTCATCGACCACACCATAGCTTGTGGCGCCGTCGCCTTCGGCAAACGTGACCGCGCCGCTGACGTCATCAACCGTGCCCGGTGTCACCGCGTCCATATCGACCAGCAACGTCTCGATGCCGCCAAACGTGGCCGCGCGTGCGGCGTCCGAGATATCGCTGGTCGCCCGGGCCTGTGCGAGATGCGACTCGAAATGCTCGGTGAATTCCGCCAGACGTTTCGCGTACCAGGCATCCAGAATGGGGCGCGCGGCCTTGGCCAGTTCGGCTTCGGTCATCTGGTCGGGCGACACTTCGATCATGTCGTCCAGCAGCTCGACACGGCTCAGCGCGCGGAACTGCGACGCAACAGGCAGTGTCGAGGCCAGGATCACCGGGATCTCGGACCCTTTCAACACCGGGCGCAGCGCCGCGTCGATCTTGCGGATATACTGCCCAAGGCGGATCTTCTGCCCCTCTTTGCCCTGAATGCGACGGCCAGTACCGCTGTCGTTGATCGTCGCTTTGCCCACCGCGCTGGCGGCGTCTTTGGGCATGTCCGGCACCCGGATTTCGGTCGCAGGCAGATCGCTGGACATCCGGACCAACCGCACGGCGTTTTCCGAGACCGCCAGAATATGGGCGGCATTCGGGAAGGTGTTGGCGCGCAGCAGCGGCTTCAAATGGAAGCGATCCGAGACCGCGACCATGTCGACCAACGCACTGGCCAGTTGAAACGTGACCAGCTTTTCCGGCGTCGCCAGAATGACCAGACCGTTGGCCTGATGTTCCCAGAAATCGTCATCCTCGAGGATCGTGTCGAACTGTTCCTGCAATGGCCAGATGCGGCGCTTTTCGAGGTTTGACGCCTCCAGCTGGTCGGTAGCATCCTTGACCAACTGGCGCAGGGTCGTGCGGCTTTTGCCGATTTTCTGGGTCAGGGGCGTGGTCGCCAGATAGATCGAGACACAGGCGTCCGAGCGCACCAGACCCAATTCACCAATTTCGCGGGACGTCGGCAGATCAACATAAAGCATGGAGGTTTTCTTTCTTGCACAACAGGGAATCCGTCTGGCCCGATGGCCGTCTGGACGTATTCCTTGCAGCATAGCCCCTCGCCGCAGCGCCGCATTGACCGGGGTTAACGAGGGTCAGAAATCCGGGGTCTGTTTGCGCTTGTCGCGGGCCTTGAGGGCCTCGAATCCGATGATGACATCCAGAAGTTCGGTGGTGATCTCGTCTTGACGGGCTGACCGCATTTCGGCGGTCAGGGCGTCTAGCTGGTCGTCGATGGATTGTTCGGCTTGCTGCATCCGGGCGAGCCGGGCGGCGTTCTCGGTGACCATGGCTTCGGCGGCCGAGCGGAACAGTCTGGCAAACAGATGGTTGCGGATCAAGGCGGCCAGCAGTTGCGGCGCCGGCATCCGGAACTGCGGCAGGCTGCGCGAGTCCCAAGGGGTTTGCGCAAGCTGCCCCGTCATCTTCGGGTCGAGCGGCAGAAGGCGCGTTGTGATCGGGTGTTGCTGCCCATGCGCGCCGCGCTGCATGTGTACCAGCGTCACCGTGACGCCCGCCGTCGCATCGGCGCTGTGCAGGGTGTCCAGTACGGTGATCAAACGACCCGAGAGCCGCCCCAATCCATCGGCGGTCGCGGGCGGCAAGAGGGTCATTTCCGGCGTGATCCCCTGTCCAATCAGGGCGTCCTCCATCTGGGCGCCAATGCACAGAACGCGCGTGTGGGCCAATGTCTGCATGACACGCAGGGCCTCTTCGGCGATGATCTCGTTGTAATTGCCGCAAAGCCCGTGGTCAGAGCCAAAGGCAATGACGATGGCCCTTGATCCCGGGTCGGTTGCAACCGGCAGCGGGCCATGGCAGCGCACGAATGCATGGAACCCCGTCAGAACCGTCTTGTGATAGGCCTCGATGGCCTGCGCGGCCTGCTCATAGGGCAGGGCGTTGATCGCCGACATGGTTTTCATCGTGCTGACGATGCCGCGAATGCTGCCCATCGTCTGAATGCGGTGATTGAGGCGTTCAAGCGTCTGGGCCATCGCCACCTGCAATCGCCGCTTTTGCGGTGTCGAGTATCTTTTGCCGCAGGTCGTCGGACAACTTTTCATTGTCGGCGATCAGTGCCGCCAGCCCGCTATCGTCGGCCTTGATCGCGCGGCGCATGGCCTGCATGGCGTTGCGGGCCTGGCCCTCGGTCATGCCGTCCAGCAGTCCCGCCATCGCCGCCACCAGCACCGCCAGTTGTTCATTGGCCGGGATCGGGTCTCGCTCGGCTTGGCGCAGGGCATTGCGCACGGCGGTGCCCCGCGCCAGACGGGCGCGGGTGGCGTCGTCGAGCCTTGTGCCGAAGCGCGCGAAATCCTCCAATTCCTCGAATTGCGACAGGGTGACGCGCAGGTTTCCGGCCACATCGCGGAAGGCGCGGGCCTGTGCCTTGCCACCGACTCGGCTGACCGACACGCCCAGATCAACGGCGGGAAACTGGTTGGTGCGCACCAGACGCGGCGACAGATAAATCTGCCCGTCGGTGATCGAGATCAGGTTGGTCGGGATATAGGCCGACAGGTTCTCGGCCTGCGTTTCCACCACCGGCAACACGGTGATCGAGCCCTTGCCCTCGCTGAACTGCCCGGCGCGTTCCAGCAGGCGGGCGTGGACGTAGAAGATATCGCCGGGAAAGGCCTCGCGCCCCGGTGGGCGGCGCAGCAGCAGCGACAGCTCGCGATAGGCTTGGGCGTGATGGGTCAGATCGTCCATGACCACCAGCACGTCACGGCCCTTGGCGGCGAAATCCTCGGCCATCGACATTGCCGCGTAGGGCGCGATATAGGCCAGCCCCGGCGTTTCCTCGTCGCCGACCGAGACGATCACCGATTGATCCATCATGCCCCCGTCGGTGATCGCGCCGATCACTTGCGCCACGGCATCGCCGCGCTGGCCGATGGCGCAATAAATGCAGATCACGCCGGTGGTCTTCTGGTTCAGAATCGTATCGACGGCAATCGAGGTTTTCCCGGTCTGCCGGTCGCCAATGATCAGCTCGCGCTGGCCAAGGCCGACGGGCACGGCGGCATCCACGGCCTTGATGCCGGTGGCCAAAGGGCGCGAGACGGCGCGGCGGATCAGGATTTCGGGCGCTTCGGCCTCGATCGGGGTATGGGTGGGCGTGTCCACCGGCCCCAGCCCGTCACGCGGGCGGCCCAACCCGTCAACGACGCGGCCCAGCAGCGCAGGCCCGACCGGCACCGAGACGACGCGGCCGGTGCGCCGCACATCCTCGCCCATCCTGACACGTTCGGACGGCCCCAGCAGCACGACACCCAGCCGCCCCGGTTCAAGGTCGAACACGATGCCCTGCACACCGCTGGCGAAATCGAGCATTTCATCCGACAAGGCGCGCGCCAGTCCGGTGACGATGGCGATGCCGTCGCCGACCTCGGCGACGCGGCCAACCTCGCTGACCTCGGGCGCAGGGGGTGGCGCGTCGAGCAGGGCATTGAGCAGGTCCTGCGTGGTTTTCAGGTCAAAGGCCATCGCTCAGACCCTTTGGCGCGCGGCGTCCGGCGTGGCTTTGCAACTGCGCCTCCAGACCGTTCAGATAGCTGTCGGTGGTCCAGCCCACCTGCGCCCCGCCCAACCGCAGGGTCAAACCCGGCGAGAGCGTGGCGTCGGTCTCGAACCGCAGCGCAAAGCCCGGCAGCACCGCCGCCAGATCGTCGCGCAGGGTGGTTTGCACCTCTTCGGGCAGGGGATCGCGGGTCAGGGCGACGGCCTCGCGGCTGTCGCCCGCCGCGTCGCGCAGGTCCTCGGTCATGCCGCGAAGCTGCGTCGCGGCGTGCAGCGCGATGCGCTGTTCCAGCGACTCATCGGCCAGATCGGCCAGCGCCTTGCGGGTCAGCGCCAGCAGCGCCTTGGCCCCGGTCAAATGCAGATCGGCGGAGTATTGACGGACCTCCTCGGCGCGCAGCGCCTCGCGCTCGGATTGCTCGGCCAGCAGGGTCTCACGGGTCTGCGCCAGCAGGGCATCACGCTCGGCCTCGGCGGCGCGGCGGGCTTTATCCAACATTTCGGCGCGACTGGCCGACAGGTCCGCGATCTGCGCCTTGAAATCCGCCGCCTTGGCATCGGCCTGCGCCCGAATGGCGGCGGCCTCGCCCATGCGGGCGGCGATTTCGGCCTCGCGCGCGTCGATCCCGTCCAGGATCGGCCGGTACAGAAACCGCTTGAGCAGCCAGACCAGCACCAGAAAATTGGCGATCTGCGCGCCGACCGTGATCCAGTCAATCGACATTTGTTCAGCCCCCGGCAGCTTGCGCCGCACTCAGGGCGGCATCCCAGAACGGGTTGGCAAACAGCAGGATCATCGCCACGACGAAGCAATAAATCGCGGTGGATTCGATCATCGCGAGGCTGACGAACAGGGTGCGCGACAGGGTTGCGGCGGCATCGGGTTGCTGCGCGATGGCGCTGAGTGCCGTCGAGGCGGCCTTCCCCTCGCCCAGGGCGGGGCCGATGGCGCCGAGGGATACGGTGAACCCGGCGGTAAAGATCGAGATCGCGGCGATGATGGCAAGGTCGGTCATGGGGTGGTGTCCTTTGCAGGTTCTGGGGCGTCAGCGGTGGCCGACGAGATGTAAACCGTGGCGAGGATGGCGAAGATATACGCCTGAATGACGCCGGTCAGCAGGCCAAGCATGTTCATCACCACGGGAAAGAAAAACGGTGCTACGGTCAGCAGGATCGCGGCAATCACCGCGCCGCTCATGACGTTGCCATACAGGCGGATCGCCAGCGAAATCCCGCGTGAAAACTCGCCGATGATGTTGAACGGCAGCATCACGACCGAGGGCTGGATATAGGTTTTCAGATAGCCGCCAACCCCGCGACTGCCGATGCCGAACAGCGGCACCGCGATCAGCACCGACAACGCCAGTGCCGCCGTCGTCGAAAGCGAGGCGGTGGGCGTATCAAAGCCGGGGATCACGGTCAGCACATTGGCGGTGACGATGAACAAGAACAGCGTGCCGACGAAATACAGGATGCGCGGGTCGCGGCGGTCGGTGACCTC
This region includes:
- a CDS encoding F0F1 ATP synthase subunit alpha — protein: MAFDLKTTQDLLNALLDAPPPAPEVSEVGRVAEVGDGIAIVTGLARALSDEMLDFASGVQGIVFDLEPGRLGVVLLGPSERVRMGEDVRRTGRVVSVPVGPALLGRVVDGLGRPRDGLGPVDTPTHTPIEAEAPEILIRRAVSRPLATGIKAVDAAVPVGLGQRELIIGDRQTGKTSIAVDTILNQKTTGVICIYCAIGQRGDAVAQVIGAITDGGMMDQSVIVSVGDEETPGLAYIAPYAAMSMAEDFAAKGRDVLVVMDDLTHHAQAYRELSLLLRRPPGREAFPGDIFYVHARLLERAGQFSEGKGSITVLPVVETQAENLSAYIPTNLISITDGQIYLSPRLVRTNQFPAVDLGVSVSRVGGKAQARAFRDVAGNLRVTLSQFEELEDFARFGTRLDDATRARLARGTAVRNALRQAERDPIPANEQLAVLVAAMAGLLDGMTEGQARNAMQAMRRAIKADDSGLAALIADNEKLSDDLRQKILDTAKAAIAGGDGPDA
- a CDS encoding F0F1 ATP synthase subunit C; its protein translation is MTDLAIIAAISIFTAGFTVSLGAIGPALGEGKAASTALSAIAQQPDAAATLSRTLFVSLAMIESTAIYCFVVAMILLFANPFWDAALSAAQAAGG
- a CDS encoding F0F1 ATP synthase subunit B, which gives rise to MSIDWITVGAQIANFLVLVWLLKRFLYRPILDGIDAREAEIAARMGEAAAIRAQADAKAADFKAQIADLSASRAEMLDKARRAAEAERDALLAQTRETLLAEQSEREALRAEEVRQYSADLHLTGAKALLALTRKALADLADESLEQRIALHAATQLRGMTEDLRDAAGDSREAVALTRDPLPEEVQTTLRDDLAAVLPGFALRFETDATLSPGLTLRLGGAQVGWTTDSYLNGLEAQLQSHAGRRAPKGLSDGL
- a CDS encoding FoF1 ATP synthase subunit gamma, producing MAQTLERLNHRIQTMGSIRGIVSTMKTMSAINALPYEQAAQAIEAYHKTVLTGFHAFVRCHGPLPVATDPGSRAIVIAFGSDHGLCGNYNEIIAEEALRVMQTLAHTRVLCIGAQMEDALIGQGITPEMTLLPPATADGLGRLSGRLITVLDTLHSADATAGVTVTLVHMQRGAHGQQHPITTRLLPLDPKMTGQLAQTPWDSRSLPQFRMPAPQLLAALIRNHLFARLFRSAAEAMVTENAARLARMQQAEQSIDDQLDALTAEMRSARQDEITTELLDVIIGFEALKARDKRKQTPDF
- a CDS encoding CBS domain-containing protein — protein: MLIRRVMRTPVTTITPDTSVRAAAALMAELGLGALPVCDNGRPIGILTDRDIVIRWVPNAIGDINIGRIMSPQIVTCLADQTIECAAHLMSDMQIRRLVVVDRDGIIAGIITLGDIANDASEELAGQTLGEVVETR
- a CDS encoding F0F1 ATP synthase subunit A; protein product: MELTPDATIVFTLGPVAINATIFNTWLIMAALVGVSMLVTRNLRPDVPPNRWRTMLEVIVGGIVTQIAEVTDRRDPRILYFVGTLFLFIVTANVLTVIPGFDTPTASLSTTAALALSVLIAVPLFGIGSRGVGGYLKTYIQPSVVMLPFNIIGEFSRGISLAIRLYGNVMSGAVIAAILLTVAPFFFPVVMNMLGLLTGVIQAYIFAILATVYISSATADAPEPAKDTTP